The following are encoded together in the Lathyrus oleraceus cultivar Zhongwan6 chromosome 3, CAAS_Psat_ZW6_1.0, whole genome shotgun sequence genome:
- the LOC127128348 gene encoding aspartic proteinase 36, which yields MNINTAIISLLFTFLLTISTVSANHGVFNVKYKFADDQQRSLSVLKAHDYRRQMSLITGVDLPLGGTGRPDSVGLYYAKIGIGTPSKDYYLQVDTGTDMMWVNCIQCKECPTRSNLGMDLTLYNIKESSSGKLVPCDQEVCKEINGGLLSGCARNTNDSCPYLEIYGDGSSTAGYFVKDVVLFDQVSGDLKTDSANGSVIFGCGARQSGDLSYSNEEALDGILGFGKANYSMISQLSSSGKVKKKFAHCLNGVNGGGIFAIGHVVQPKVNTTPLLPDQPHYSVNMTAVQIGHTFLNLSTDASEQRDKKGTIIDSGTTLAYLPDGIYQPLVYKIISQQPDLKVQTLHDEYTCFQYSGSVDDGFPNVTFYFENGLSLKVYPHDYLFLSEGFWCIGWQNSGMQSRDSKNMTLLGDLVLSNKLVFYDLENQVIGWTEYNCSSSIKVRDERTGTVHLVGSHLISSSYSQNTNLVTVLFPIVLLLMLIY from the exons CTTTCCGTTCTCAAAGCTCACGATTACCGCCGTCAAATGTCTCTCATCACCGGCGTTGATCTTCCGTTAGGAGGAACCGGTCGTCCTGATTCCGTCGG GCTATATTATGCTAAAATTGGAATTGGAACTCCTTCGAAGGATTATTATTTGCAAGTGGATACTGGTACTGATATGATGTGGGTTAATTGCATACAGTGTAAAGAATGTCCTACTAGAAGTAACCTTGGT ATGGACCTTACGCTTTACAACATAAAGGAATCCTCCTCGGGTAAATTAGTTCCGTGTGATCAAGAAGTCTGCAAAGAGATAAACGGAGGTCTTCTGTCTGGATGTGCTCGTAATACTAATGATTCCTGTCCGTATCTGGAGATATATGGTGATGGGAGCTCCACTGCAGGTTACTTTGTAAAGGATGTTGTACTATTTGATCAAGTCTCCGGGGACCTTAAAACTGATTCGGCTAATGGAAGTGTTATATTTGG gtgtgGTGCTAGACAATCTGGAGATCTAAGTTATTCAAACGAAGAAGCACTTGATGGAATACTTGGATTTGGAAAAGCTAATTATTCAATGATTTCACAACTTTCTTCTTCTGGCAAAGTGAAAAAGAAGTTTGCTCATTGCTTAAATGGAGTAAATGGAGGCGGTATATTTGCGATTGGGCATGTTGTACAACCTAAAGTCAACACGACTCCATTATTACCTGACCA GCCACATTACAGTGTCAACATGACGGCTGTTCAAATTGGTCATACCTTCCTTAATCTCTCAACAGACGCATCTGAACAAAGAGACAAGAAAGGGACAATAATTGACAGCGGTACAACCTTGGCCTATCTACCTGACGGGATCTATCAGCCACTAGTATATAAG ATAATTTCTCAGCAACCCGACCTAAAAGTTCAAACTCTCCATGACGAGTATACATGCTTTCAATATTCTGGAAG TGTTGATGATGGATTTCCAAATGTTAccttttattttgaaaatggaCTCTCCTTGAAGGTTTATCCACACGATTATTTATTTCTTTCT GAAGGTTTTTGGTGTATTGGTTGGCAAAATAGTGGAATGCAATCTAGAGATAGTAAGAATATGACTTTATTGGGAG ATTTGGTGCTTTCAAATAAACTTGTCTTTTATGACCTTGAAAATCAGGTTATTGGATGGACGGAGTACAACT GTTCGTCGAGTATTAAAGTGAGGGATGAAAGGACCGGAACAGTTCATTTAGTTGGTTCGCACCTTATTTCTTCCTCTTACTCTCAAAATACCAACTTGGTCACAGTTTTATTTCCAATTGTACTACTTCTCATGTTGATTTATTGA
- the LOC127128347 gene encoding probable protein phosphatase 2C 33, which yields MTQAVQVLNRYGTDFVAEGRGSDSECFAGFECFLNIVRALGMGSCISEVGAGGSPPLLTYSQELNVGDGGKRKRIRGSSTMDYKVPGRMFLNGSSDVASMYCKQGRKGVNQDAMLVWENFCSKEDTIFCGVFDGHGPYGHRVAKKVRDSFPLKLGAQWDLHRKNEAGFSNQNGAATSYNSEEQIRQVGKNFDLELDGSNTILALRESFLKASKIMDKELKLHRDIDCFCSGTTAVTLIKQGLNLVIANVGDSRAVLGTRDHEDSLIAVQLTIDLKPNLPKEEERIKQRKGRVFSLKNEPDVSRVWLPNSDFPGLAMARAFGDFCLKDVGLISVPDVSYHRLTEKDEFVVLATDGIWDVLSNEEVVEIVASAPQSTAARLLVESAVHAWRTKFPFCKVDDCAAVCLFLNSDSESKAEDTPDKLMPDATTDPVDQSSLCSENGIEAEAEKLQ from the exons ATGACTCAG gctgtgcaagTGTTGAATAGGTATGGAACGGATTTTGTTGCGGAAGGTAGGGGTTCAGATTCGGAGTGTTTCGCTGGTTTTGAATGTTTTCTGAACATTGTGAGAGCTTTGGGAATGGGATCTTGTATATCAGAGGTTGGTGCTGGTGGTTCGCCTCCTCTGTTAACTTATTCGCAGGAATTGAATGTTGGCGACGGTGGGAAGAGGAAGAGGATAAGGGGTTCATCTACCATGGATTATAAGGTGCCTGGGAGAATGTTCTTGAATGGGTCAAGTGATGTTGCTTCCATGTATTGTAAGCAAGGTAGAAAAGGAGTCAACCAAGATGCTATGCTTGTTTGGGAG AACTTTTGTTCAAAGGAGGACACTATTTTTTGTGGTGTTTTTGATGGCCATGGACCTTATGGCCATAGGGTTGCAAAAAAAGTTAGGGATTCTTTCCCTTTAAAGCTTGGTGCACAATGGGATTTGCATCGTAAGAATGAAGCTGGATTCAGTAATCAAAATGGTGCTGCCACAAGTTATAATTCTGAAGAGCAAATTAGACAGGTCGGCAAGAACTTTGATCTTGAGCTCGATGGATCAAATACTATCTTGGCATTAAGAGAATCCTTTTTGAAGGCTAGCAAGATTATGGACAAAGAACTGAAACTGCATCGTGATATTGATTGCTTTTGCAGTGGGACTACAGCAGTTACCTTGATCAAGCAG GGGCTGAATCTTGTTATTGCAAATGTGGGGGATTCAAGAGCTGTATTGGGAACCCGAGATCATGAAGATTCTCTTATTGCTGTTCAGTTGACTATTGACCTTAAGCCTAATCTTCCAA AGGAAGAAGAGAGGATTAAGCAACGTAAAGGAAGGGTGTTTTCCCTTAAGAATGAGCCTGATGTGTCTCGAGTTTGGCTACCTAATTCTGATTTCCCAGGTCTAGCTATGGCACGGGCTTTTGGAGATTTTTGCCTAAAGGATGTTGGATTGATTTCTGTTCCAGATGTCTCATATCACCGCCTTACAGAGAAGGATGAATTTGTTGTGTTGGCAACAGATGGG ATTTGGGATGTTTTATCAAATGAAGAAGTTGTGGAGATTGTGGCATCTGCACCGCAGTCTACTGCTGCTCGATTACTGGTTGAGTCAGCTGTTCATGCTTGGAGGACAAAATTTCCTTTCTGTAAGGTTGATGATTGTGCTGCAGTGTGCCTCTTCCTCAATTCTGATTCTGAGTCGAAGGCAGAAGATACCCCAGACAAGTTGATGCCAGATGCAACAACCGACCCAGTTGATCAATCATCTCTATGTAGTGAGAACGGAATTGAAGCGGAAGCTGAAAAACTGCAGTGA